In the Methylophilus sp. 5 genome, one interval contains:
- a CDS encoding sigma-70 family RNA polymerase sigma factor, producing MSVPSASHELLHHLYSDHHGWLLGWLRHKVKGREQAADLAQDTFLSIMNANQVSVIREPRAFLATIARRLVANHYRRRLIEEAYLDALSHLPESHAPSPEEHALALELLQHIDRALSGLPTRVKQAFLLAHLEELSYAEIAKVLKVSTSSVKQYLSRANQQCFFFVPD from the coding sequence ATGTCTGTACCATCGGCATCTCACGAGTTACTGCACCATCTTTATAGCGACCACCACGGCTGGTTGCTTGGCTGGTTGCGGCATAAGGTCAAGGGCAGAGAGCAGGCAGCCGATTTAGCACAAGACACCTTTCTGAGCATTATGAATGCCAACCAGGTATCGGTTATCCGCGAGCCACGCGCATTTTTGGCTACGATTGCCAGACGACTGGTCGCCAACCACTACCGGCGGCGGCTAATTGAGGAAGCCTACCTGGACGCACTGTCGCACTTACCTGAAAGCCATGCCCCCTCCCCAGAAGAACATGCCTTGGCACTAGAGCTGCTACAACACATAGACCGTGCACTCAGTGGCCTGCCCACCCGAGTCAAACAGGCATTTTTACTCGCGCACCTGGAAGAGCTGTCGTATGCAGAGATTGCTAAAGTGCTGAAAGTATCCACCAGCTCAGTCAAGCAATACCTGAGCCGCGCCAATCAACAATGCTTTTTTTTCGTGCCTGACTAA
- a CDS encoding FecR domain-containing protein, whose protein sequence is MLTSHFSPKIAKAAAGWFTLSMDTAFSPQDAERLHQWRQAHPEHERAWQHIHQMRTSLHQLNSHAAYQTLSSLPSPARRSTLKTLAWLSMATGSGLLASKTETWQRQVADYSTDTGELKTLALADGTQIVLNTNSAIDVNLTHTARTVTLRYGEIMVTTGHLPGERRVFQLATNHGNIEPIGTQFNVRHLENSIAVAVLQGAVKIMPHHSQAVTLQAGMHTTFSSHHTEPATPASANAGAWRKGLLFANNMRLADLTQELARYRPGFIHCDSTVADFRISGVFPLSNTTQALDAIPNSLPVNIVYRTRYWVGMTAAQTGNMP, encoded by the coding sequence ATGCTTACCTCCCATTTCTCGCCCAAAATTGCCAAGGCGGCCGCAGGCTGGTTCACACTCAGTATGGACACGGCATTCAGCCCGCAGGATGCCGAGCGCCTGCACCAATGGCGGCAGGCACACCCTGAGCATGAGCGGGCATGGCAGCATATCCATCAAATGCGCACGTCGCTGCACCAGTTAAATAGCCATGCCGCCTATCAAACACTATCAAGCCTGCCCTCGCCTGCGAGACGCTCAACACTCAAAACACTGGCATGGCTGAGCATGGCAACGGGTAGCGGGTTGCTGGCCAGCAAAACAGAAACATGGCAACGGCAGGTTGCTGACTACAGCACCGACACCGGCGAGCTTAAAACGTTGGCATTGGCAGACGGCACGCAGATTGTGCTTAACACCAACAGTGCGATTGATGTCAATCTGACACACACCGCACGCACGGTGACTTTACGTTACGGTGAAATCATGGTCACTACCGGCCATTTGCCTGGTGAGCGCAGAGTATTTCAGCTAGCCACAAACCACGGCAACATTGAACCCATAGGCACCCAGTTTAATGTCAGGCACCTTGAAAACAGCATTGCAGTGGCTGTATTGCAGGGCGCAGTAAAAATCATGCCTCACCATAGTCAGGCGGTGACTTTGCAAGCAGGCATGCATACCACCTTCTCCAGCCACCATACTGAACCGGCCACGCCCGCATCGGCGAATGCAGGCGCATGGCGCAAGGGCCTGCTATTTGCAAATAATATGCGCCTGGCAGATTTAACCCAAGAACTGGCACGCTACCGCCCGGGCTTTATTCACTGTGATAGCACCGTGGCCGACTTTAGAATCTCCGGCGTATTTCCATTAAGCAATACCACGCAGGCACTTGATGCCATCCCCAACTCGCTGCCCGTTAATATCGTCTATCGCACACGCTATTGGGTCGGCATGACCGCAGCGCAAACCGGCAACATGCCTTAA
- a CDS encoding TonB-dependent receptor, whose amino-acid sequence MSHPSYTHKTLQLALLLAFQGSLASTVWAEEAASTMQAIRTYHIPAGELTTALQTLAGEAGLILTFTPEQTAGKQSSLLHGRYSVEQAFDILLTGSGLAAKKNAPNQYSLLKVTAPSPSATRSESKDIDTLPEVMVVDKKDQPASSALQNEGTAAQGYRVKTISSVGALGAMKLQDTPFSMSVVPRELIQNIQAQSPDDIYKVNPFARTTTPQITSWSPATNIRGFTAYNTAEDGLRRPYNHAAVTEDKERVEIMNGPSGFLYGAATPGGMVNFVYKRPTLERLNSVTLGNYGGDQYYVHGDFGGRIDDEGRAGYRLNVVRQDGNTAIDHQKIDRVLVSGAIDWQLTDQLLLELNASYNDYKTQGTSAYWFYDVKHGKAPDASKLWSQPWARDEFENTKLMGKLTYQLNDNITLRGAYMRDYVDRPLVIHTLNNVISNTAYNQIRTFSGRTKDTYDAAQAMADIRFDTGSAQHKLTVGYYMYSDKFYQTPANSNSGWLGPYSLNSPTYVAEPAFNGGSATYYAGYDLNENYLIGDAITLNEQWSALLGVNRSNILSQSFTQSGAKSQADYNKSRNSPSASLIFKPMPWLTTYASYIEGLEMGGRADSSAANPNQIMPPMITKQKEIGAKATVGNILLTSALFEIEKANEYTNSDNIYTQNGRQNHKGIEFSATGRATERLTVVGGLTLLDAKVRKSEFDGNLPMNVAEQHAKIYTEYDLSGALAGLTLTGGVQYTGKQQANDANTDSLPSVVTADIGARYKTMLSNHPLTLRLNINNMFDKNYWLNAYYVGTPRSVAFSANLQF is encoded by the coding sequence ATGAGTCACCCGTCTTACACACACAAAACATTACAGTTGGCCCTGCTATTGGCCTTTCAGGGCAGTCTGGCTAGCACGGTCTGGGCAGAAGAAGCGGCAAGCACCATGCAAGCCATCAGAACCTACCATATTCCGGCTGGAGAGCTCACAACCGCGCTACAAACACTGGCTGGTGAAGCAGGCCTGATTCTGACTTTTACGCCAGAACAAACCGCGGGCAAACAGTCTAGCCTCTTGCATGGTCGTTACTCTGTTGAACAGGCATTTGACATCCTGCTGACCGGCAGCGGACTGGCAGCCAAGAAAAACGCCCCCAATCAGTACTCCCTGCTTAAAGTCACGGCACCCTCCCCGAGCGCCACGCGCAGTGAATCCAAAGACATAGACACCTTGCCTGAAGTCATGGTGGTCGACAAAAAAGACCAACCCGCATCCAGCGCCTTACAAAATGAAGGGACAGCAGCACAAGGATATCGCGTCAAAACTATTTCATCTGTCGGCGCACTGGGCGCCATGAAACTGCAAGATACGCCATTTTCAATGAGCGTCGTTCCAAGAGAGTTGATTCAGAACATCCAGGCTCAATCACCGGACGATATTTACAAGGTCAACCCGTTTGCGCGTACGACAACGCCTCAAATTACCAGTTGGTCACCGGCCACCAATATACGTGGCTTTACTGCCTACAACACGGCAGAAGATGGCCTGCGCCGCCCATATAACCACGCGGCGGTCACCGAGGACAAGGAACGTGTAGAAATTATGAACGGACCATCTGGCTTTTTATATGGTGCAGCCACCCCGGGCGGTATGGTTAATTTCGTTTACAAGCGCCCTACTCTTGAACGACTAAATAGCGTCACGCTAGGTAACTATGGCGGCGACCAGTATTACGTACACGGCGACTTTGGTGGTCGCATTGATGATGAAGGCCGCGCAGGCTATCGCCTGAATGTTGTCAGGCAGGATGGCAATACCGCTATCGACCACCAGAAAATAGACCGTGTATTGGTGAGCGGTGCCATCGACTGGCAGTTAACCGATCAATTACTGCTTGAGCTCAACGCCAGCTACAACGACTACAAAACACAGGGGACGTCTGCCTACTGGTTTTACGATGTCAAACATGGCAAAGCCCCCGACGCCAGCAAGCTGTGGTCACAACCCTGGGCGCGCGATGAGTTTGAAAATACCAAGCTGATGGGCAAACTGACTTACCAGCTCAACGACAATATCACCCTGCGCGGCGCTTATATGCGCGATTATGTTGACCGTCCATTGGTCATTCACACCTTGAACAATGTAATTTCGAACACAGCATACAACCAAATACGCACCTTTTCCGGTAGAACCAAGGACACTTACGATGCCGCACAAGCCATGGCTGATATCCGCTTTGATACCGGCTCTGCGCAGCACAAGCTGACAGTGGGCTATTACATGTACTCAGACAAGTTCTACCAGACGCCTGCTAACAGCAATAGTGGCTGGTTAGGACCTTATTCCCTCAACAGCCCCACTTATGTAGCAGAGCCCGCTTTTAACGGCGGCAGCGCGACCTACTATGCCGGTTATGACCTGAATGAAAACTACCTGATCGGCGACGCCATCACACTGAATGAACAATGGTCCGCGTTGCTTGGTGTCAACCGCAGCAACATACTCAGCCAGAGCTTCACACAGTCTGGGGCCAAAAGCCAAGCCGATTACAACAAAAGCCGTAATTCACCCTCAGCCTCGCTCATATTTAAACCCATGCCATGGTTGACCACCTACGCTAGCTATATCGAAGGATTGGAAATGGGTGGGCGTGCTGACAGTAGTGCTGCCAATCCCAATCAGATCATGCCTCCAATGATAACGAAACAGAAAGAGATAGGCGCAAAAGCCACCGTGGGCAACATACTGCTGACTTCGGCCCTGTTCGAAATCGAAAAAGCCAATGAATATACCAATAGCGACAATATCTACACGCAAAATGGCCGCCAAAACCACAAAGGTATAGAGTTCAGCGCCACCGGCCGGGCAACGGAGCGCTTAACCGTAGTGGGTGGGCTGACCTTACTGGATGCAAAAGTGCGCAAATCGGAATTCGACGGCAACCTGCCAATGAATGTTGCCGAGCAGCATGCAAAAATCTATACCGAGTACGATCTTTCCGGCGCCCTGGCTGGGCTAACTCTGACCGGGGGCGTGCAATACACCGGCAAGCAACAGGCAAATGACGCTAATACAGACAGCTTGCCATCAGTGGTGACTGCCGATATTGGCGCACGTTATAAAACCATGCTGTCTAATCACCCACTGACATTACGTTTGAATATCAACAATATGTTTGATAAAAATTACTGGTTAAATGCATATTACGTTGGTACTCCACGCAGTGTTGCTTTCTCGGCAAACCTGCAGTTTTAA